A stretch of DNA from Staphylococcus sp. KG4-3:
AAATGCAATCCAAAATTGATATAAACCTGTATCATCAAGCTCTGTTTGATTTTTAATTGATACCGCGCCTTTTAGATAACCAGACGCATATAATGGACCTACTGATGAACCCACAGCATCTAAAAAACTCTTCCCAACAGCTACACTAATTTTCGCAATATCACTTTGTGATGCTAACTCATTTTGAATAGTTTCCTTTACAGCTTGATAACCAATATCCATTGTGACACCATGGTCACCATCACCAATTTTTCTGTCTAGCTCACAAAGCTCATCTTTTTTCTGTTCAAATAACGTTGTTAACTCTAATATATAATCTTTAAATGATTGACTTGTTAATATCATATTTACACCTCCTAAACTACCTTGAAGTTCGGACAATCTACCGGATGATCTACACATGCCTTCAGTGTGTCATCTACTTTCATTAACGTCACTGAAAAACCACCCATTTCCATCGACGTAATAAAATTGCCAACAAATGTTTTATAAACGCTAATATTTTTATCTTCCAATATTTCGCTTACTTCTTTGTTAATTATATAAAGTTCCATTTGAGATGTAGCCCCTAGACCATTAACTAAGACAACCACTTCATCATCTTCATGATAAATTGATTCTTTTAAAATATTTTGCATAATCACGTTTACTGTTTCTTTAGCTGTTCTGATTGTTGTTTTTTCTATTCCTGGTTCTCCATGATGCCCTAATCCAATTTCCATTTCATTATCTTCTAAATCAAAACTTGGTTTGCCTGTTTGAGGTAAATAACATGGGCTTAAACCAATTCCCATAGA
This window harbors:
- the dhaL gene encoding dihydroxyacetone kinase subunit DhaL, coding for MILTSQSFKDYILELTTLFEQKKDELCELDRKIGDGDHGVTMDIGYQAVKETIQNELASQSDIAKISVAVGKSFLDAVGSSVGPLYASGYLKGAVSIKNQTELDDTGLYQFWIAFSKGIKDRGKAEIGDKTMIDTLEPFYKSLTQSMEQDMPFTDGYNKALKEAHIGMESTKDIISNKGRSKRLGYRSQGHVDPGAMSAYLMLQTFGSFIEN